The sequence tCACTGCTTCTGGTTtctaggtaacaaatattatctttcaaacaaatttatttttttagaaattaatttaattgatttccttcatttttcgttcctaaaaaataggaaatgatgagttgttattaaattttagggtgccactaatttatttatttaattttcttatacatgaaagattttactgtgtgtgaataaattatttctatgtaaaacatgctttgcatatttatggtatattatatcatataccataagtatataaatatgcttagtatgtttctttatactttgtatttttatatatgtgtgtatatggtatatacatggtataaacttcatatataacatattttgtatatttatattataaatgtGCATAGTATGTTttttaatactttgtatatttatatatgtgtgtatatggtatatacatggtataaactttatatataacatactttgtatatttctattataNNNNNNNNNNNNNNNNNNNNNNNNNNNNNNNNNNNNNNNNNNNNNNNNNNNNNNNNNNNNNNNNNNNNNNNNNNNNNNNNNNNNNNNNNNNNNNNNNNNNcatatataaatatatgtgtgtatatggtatatacatggtataaactttatatataacatactttgtatatttctattataaatataatactttatatatttatgggtataaatataatactttatatatttatggatataaatataaattagcagtaaaataatgtcttaaataagagagaaaattaaataagggataaaaataatgatgagagagaaaaagagatatatattaattaggatagcattaaatttgaaattataatcatcttattctttaaaactgctatatacgtaatattgaaaaagtaatgttataagaagagttttatgtaaaaatttaaaagattggggttatatgtaataataataaaaattgaaattggagttgaaaaattataaaaacaacaaaaacctgtttttccttttcaaaaaaaatttctgaaattatttcctgaattttcatgatcaaacaccataattttcaacttcaaaaatttttttcgaaaaaaaaaaaattccatgacCAAACGGGCCCTTAACAATAGAGTTTCCTTTTGAAAAGTAATGAAAAGATTAAACAAGCATAATGTTCACCCATAACATGGTATAATTTATTTTATCGAGGTTATTTAAGGGCATGTACAATATACATGATTAACCTTCCAGTCTAAGCATTCCTTTATTCGTTTCTcggaaaattttaatttaatattgtcacacccctattttccACCGCATTCGATCCCgctataaaaattattttagagaaaatgatttttttcaattaaagtaatGTTTTGAAgaggaattattttatttacgAAATCGCCACTtaaaattgagtttgggtgttccaagtcaccttattgaatctctgttcaaaaggaaatgactctttatttttggtctgcgaactagaaatccggataaggaattctgttgacctgAGAGAAGATGTTAGGCACcgctcgagtcccgtggttctagcatggTCGGTTTAATNNNNNNNNNNNNNNNNNNNNNNNNNNNNNNNNNNNNNNNNNNNNNNNNNNNNNNNNNNNNNNNNNNNNNNNNNNNNNNNNNNNNNNNNNNNNNNNNNNNNNNNNNNNNNNNNNNNNNNNNNNNNNNNNNNNNNNNNNNNNNNNNNNNNNNNNNNNNNNNNNNNNNNNNNNNNNNNNNNNNNNNNNNNNNNNNNNNNNNNNNNNNNNNNNNNNNNNNNNNNNNNNNNNNNNNNNNNNNNNNNNNNNNNNNNNNNNNNNNNNNNNNNNNNNNNNNNNNNNNNNNNNNNNNNNNNNNNNNNNNNNNNNNNNNNNNNNNNNNNNNNNNNNNNNNNNNNNNNNNNNNNNNNNNNNNNNNNNNNNNNNNNNNNNNNNNNNNNNNNNNNNNNNNNNNNNNNNNNNNNNNNNNNNNNNNNNNNNNNNNNNNNNNNNNNNNNNNNNNNNNNNNNNNNNNNNNNNNNNNNNNNNNNNNNNNNNNNNNNNNNNNNNNNNNNNNNNNNNNNNNNNNNNNNNNNNNNNNNNNNNNNNNNNNNNNNNNNNNNNNNNNNNNNNNNNNNNNNNNNNNNNNNNNNNNNNNNNNNNNNNNNNNNNNNNNNNNNNNNNNNNNNNNNNNNNNNNNNNNNNNNNNNNNNNNNNNNNNNNNNNNNNNNNNNNNNNNNNNNNNNNNNNNNNNNNNNNNNNNNNNNNNNNNNNNNNNNNNNNNNNNNNNNNNNNNNNNNNNNNNNNNNNNNNNNNNNNNNNNNNNNNNNNNNNNNNNNNNNNNNNNNNNNNNNNNNNNNNNNNNNNNNNNNNNNNNNNNNNNNNNNNNNNNNNNNNNNNNNNNNNNNNNNNNNNNNNNNNNNNNNNNNNNNNNNNNNNNNNNNNNNNNNNNNNNNNNNNNNNNNNNNNNNNNNNNNNNNNNNNNNNNNNNNNNNNNNNNNNNNNNNNNNNNNNNNNNNNNNNNNNNNNNNNNNNNNNNNNNNNNNNNNNNNNNNNNNNNNNNNNNNNNNNNNNNNNNNNNNNNNNNNNNNNNNNNNNNNNNNNNNNNNNNNNNNNNNNNNNNNNNNNNNNNNNNNNNNNNNNNNNNNNNNNNNNNNNNNNNNNNNNNNNNNNNNNNNNNNNNNNNNNNNNNNNNNNNNNNNNNNNNNNNNNNNNNNNNNNNNNNNNNNNNNNNNNNNNNNNNNNNNNNNNNNNNNNNNNNNNNNNNNNNNNNNNNNNNNNNNNNNNNNNNNNNNNNNNNNNNNNNNNNNNNNNNNNNNNNNNNNNNNNNNNNNNNNNNNNNNNNNNNNNNNNNNNNNNNNNNNNNNNNNNNNNNNNNNNNNNNNNNNNNNNNNNNNNNNNNNNNNNNNNNNNNNNNNNNNNNNNNNNNNNNNNNNNNNNNNNNNNNNNNNNNNNNNNNNNNNNNNNNNNNNNNNNNNNNNNNNNNNNNNNNNNNNNNNNNNNNNNNNNNNNNNNNNNNNNNNNNNNNNNNNNNNNNNNNNNNNNNNNNNNNNNNNNNNNNNNNNNNNNNNNNNNNNNNNNNNNNNNNNNNNNNNNNNNNNNNNNNNNNNNNNNNNNNNNNNNNNNNNNNNNNNNNNNNNNNNNNNNNNNNNNNNNNNNNNNNNNNNNNNNNNNNNNNNNNNNNNNNNNNNNNNNNNNNNNNNNNNNNNNNNNNNNNNNNNNNNNNNNNNNNNNNNNNNNNNNNNNNNNNNNNNNNNNNNNNNNNNNNNNNNNNNNNNNNNNNNNNNNNNNNNNNNNNNNNNNNNNNNNNNNNNNNNNNNNNNNNNNNNNNNNNNNNNNNNNNNNNNNNNNNNNNNNNNNNNNNNNNNNNNNNNNNNNNNNNNNNNNNNNNNNNNNNNNNNNNNNNNNNNNNNNNNNNNNNNNNNNNNNNNNNNNNNNNNNNNNNNNNNNNNNNNNNNNNNNNNNNNNNNNNNNNNNNNNNNNNNNNNNNNNNNNNNNNNNNNNNNNNNNNNNNNNNNNNNNNNNNNNNNNNNNNNNNNNNNNNNNNNNNNNNNNNNNNNNNNNNNNNNNNNNNNNNNNNNNNNNNNNNNNNNNNNNNNNNNNNNNNNNNNNNNNNNNNNNNNNNNNNNNNNNNNNNNNNNNNNNNNNNNNNNNNNNNNNNNNNNNNNNNNNNNNNNNNNNNNNNNNNNNNNNNNNNNNNNNNNNNNNNNNNNNNNNNNNNNNNNNNNNNNNNNNNNNNNNNNNNNNNNNNNNNNNNNNNNNNNNNNNNNNNNNNNNNNNNNNNNNNNNNNNNNNNNNNNNNNNNNNNNNNNNNNNNNNNNNNNNNNNNNNNNNNNNNNNNNNNNNNNNNNNNNNNNNNNNNNNNNNNNNNNNNNNNNNNNNNNNNNNNNNNNNNNNNNNNNNNNNNNNNNNNNNNNNNNNNNNNNNNNNNNNNNNNNNNNNNNNNNNNNNNNNNNNNNNNNNNNNNNNNNNNNNNNNNNNNNNNNNNNNNNNNNNNNNNNNNNNNNNNNNNNNNNNNNNNNNNNNNNNNNNNNNNNNNNNNNNNNNNNNNNNNNNNNNNNNNNNNNNNNNNNNNNNNNNNNNNNNNNNNNNNNNNNNNNNNNNNNNNNNNNNNNNNNNNNNNNNNNNNNNNNNNNNNNNNNNNNNNNNNNNNNNNNNNNNNNNNNNNNNNNNNNNNNNNNNNNNNNNNNNNNNNNNNNNNNNNNNNNNNNNNNNNNNNNNNNNNNNNNNNNNNNNNNNNNNNNNNNNNNNNNNNNNNNNNNNNNNNNNNNNNNNNNNNNNNNNNNNNNNNNNNNNNNNNNNNNNNNNNNNNNNNNNNNNNNNNNNNNNNNNNNNNNNNNNNNNNNNNNNNNNNNNNNNNNNNNNNNNNNNNNNNNNNNNNNNNNNNNNNNNNNNNNNNNNNNNNNNNNNNNNNNNNNNNNNNNNNNNNNNNNNNNNNNNNNNNNNNNNNNNNNNNNNNNNNNNNNNNNNNNNNNNNNNNNNNNNNNNNNNNNNNNNNNNNNNNNNNNNNNNNNNNNNNNNNNNNNNNNNNNNNNNNNNNNNNNNNNNNNNNNNNNNNNNNNNNNNNNNNNNNNNNNNNNNNNNNgattatttattaaaagttaaaagaagaaaaccaatatagtttagcaaattttctttttcctaaaaattaaataaataaataaataaataataaaaaaacttatttaaaaatgtgactctatttttgtagttttcaaaaattttaaaacatatttagtaCAAATAagttaaacttaaaatatctaatttagaccctaaaaaaATAAATCGAACACTAAAAAGACGGAAAAAAACACTTAgatttagtaaaaaaattaggtgtttacaaatATACTTTTGAATCGAACCCCTCCAACTAAAACCATTTGTCATGTGTCGTTGCATCAATATTCCACCTGACAAGGATCGTTTAATTTTTACTCCATACAAATATATGAAAGAAATCTCAATACAAATTAAATTGTGAGACGTATCGACATAAAAGAAATTACACAAATTGAATGGATCGAAGAAATTAGAATTTTCCCACAAACAATGTAAACTAAAATTAATTATTGCTCATTTTCCAGTCAAACTTCAACCATCTTTTCAATCATTTTTATTAGTGTCTAAAGttactatttcaattttaatAGTATAGTGATGGGAGACATAATATGCCTTATTTCACatattgtttattatattttagtactataaacaacataaattttacTATTAGGTGTTAATTACTTTCAATTTTATATCTTTTCAATAGTACACAAAATCTCAGAAAATTGTTATCGCATACATTACCTTTTTTTAATACATTCCGTTGTTgataaataatgtataataatAGATACATTTCAATATATTTTGCACATAACTAGTACTACAAATAAGCCAAAAAAAACATTTTAAAGTTGATTTGACCATcttttaaaccaatttcattatctAAAAACTCTCTCAAGACATTTTATCAGTAGTAGCTTTCCCTGTTTTTTGTTCTGTATATTCCCTTGAAAATTATTCACCTAGATTCGtgaaatagacaaaataaatacataaaacgAGGGAGAAAAATGTGCATTCTAAGTAGAAATCTTATTTGCCTTTGCGTACACGAGACCACTATTAACAAAGAAGTATGCACATCAATAACGCAATTGATTAGTTGAACAAATACAAAAGGCCACGCAAAAGGGAAATTCACACTTGCGTGGACCAAAGATATTCAATTTTGCTTAAATGAAAAGTCACTCTTGCTCATGCCTCATGGTGCTGGCAGATTTTTGGGGGCTTCCTTTTTGAATTTAGCGTAATCAGCTagcaaattattttttactttgtgcTGCATACTCTCCGCCAGATTCTTCATAACCTGTTAGTTAGCATGTATTAATTACAATGTTAGAAAACATGTCTTGCTAGATTTCTTATATAGAAATGTTAGTATCAAGGGTCAAAAGACGAAAAACAAATTAAGATAATGTCACGACATATTTGAGTATACTTCTTGGTATTTGACAGTATTCTTTTCCTCCATATTGAGTTAAAATAGTATACCATATTAAATGAAACGGATTAATTTTAAAAGTACGAGTGTCTAATTAGTTAAAATTTCTTACCAATTGAGTGACATCTCGATGAATATGTGGAGGAACCAAAGCAAGGATGGGAGGCGGAGCGAAGCTAATGCTCATATGGAAATGACCTTTGATCCTGCTTTTGCTTCCTTTTCTATCTGGATAAAGTACTCCTTCCATATTAAGCCTGAATTCTGATGGCTTATTTTTCCCCTCTGTTACTCCTTCAAGATCCCATTTTGTCTGCATATATAGTTTAGCAACAAACCACAAGTTCAACTTGACTGACactaataatatcttaaacaGACAATTTATTATTAGTTGGTATATATATTATTGATACTGAAATTTGAAGTATGTGTAGTTACAATTTTGAGCTCAAGAACCATAGACGTATGTGTTGGAACACCAGAAGGGTATTCTTTTCCTTTAGTTTTGTATCTAAGTCTGATGTTAACAACTGGCCAGGCTGTGAGGAACAAGAAGCCTATCGGTTCCATTCGGATTCTCCATTCTTCCTGCAACACGTATTAATGTTTCAGTTAcccaaaattaggaaaattgtatCAGATGGATCAGAAGAAAGGCAGCTATAGTCATATGTACCTCGTTAAGACGTTGGGCTCCTCTGTTATCGGGAACTATAGCTCTGAAGACTCTTGGTTTGTCCTCCATGTACCTGT comes from Capsicum annuum cultivar UCD-10X-F1 chromosome 2, UCD10Xv1.1, whole genome shotgun sequence and encodes:
- the LOC107860507 gene encoding uncharacterized protein LOC107860507 is translated as MKYISVVDVRAPSSCVNGCLLRQQQGRISRSSFQFLLVPEKRNAVPLNLSLRRLKYRSLAIKAARDQQTYDSQITILADMPLYESPHASFDRYMEDKPRVFRAIVPDNRGAQRLNEEEWRIRMEPIGFLFLTAWPVVNIRLRYKTKGKEYPSGVPTHTSMVLELKITKWDLEGVTEGKNKPSEFRLNMEGVLYPDRKGSKSRIKGHFHMSISFAPPPILALVPPHIHRDVTQLVMKNLAESMQHKVKNNLLADYAKFKKEAPKNLPAP